ATTTTCACGCCGATTTTGTTTCAGGACACCTCGACCTTTCGAAAAAAACCGGTGCGCCCATCGTTTACGGACCTACCGCAGAGCCTGATTTTGACGCGATTATTGCTAAAGATAACCAGATTTTTGAAGTTGGTAAGATAAAAATTAAAGTGCTTCATACGCCGGGCCACACCCTTGAAAGTTCAACCTACCTGCTTATTGACGAAAACGGCAAAGAAACCGCTATTTTCTCGGGCGATACGCTGTTTCTTGGCGACGTAGGCCGACCGGATCTCGCGCAGAAATCTGCACACATGACGCAGGAAGAATTGGCAGGAATGCTGTACGACAGTCTACAGAGCAAAATCATTCCTCTTGCCGATGACATCACGGTGTATCCAGCTCACGGCGCCGGTTCTGCCTGTGGCAAAAACATGCAGAAAGAAACGGTGGATACTTTGGGGAATCAGAAAAAAACGAATTACGCACTTAACCAGCCCGATAAAGAATCTTTCGTAAGGGAAGTGCTGGACGGGCTTTCGGCACCACCCAAATATTTCGGGATGAACGTGGCGCTGAATAAAGGCGGTTACGACAGTTTCGAAAACATACTCGAAAAAGGCAACACACCGGTTTCTGTAACCGACTTTGAAAAAATTGCTGAGGAAAGCGGTGCGCTGATCCTCGACACCCGCTCAGCAGCCGACTTCCACAAAGGTTTCGTCCCAAATTCGATAAATATTGGTCTTAAAGGCGATTTTGCGCCCTGGGCCGGGGCCATGATTGTAGATGTGCTGCAGCCGATTTTACTGGTTTGCGACACCGGAACCGAAGAAGAGGTCATCACACGGCTTTCGCGAGTTGGGTTCGACAATGTTTTGGGTTATTTGGAAGGTGGTTTTGATGCCTGGAAAACATCCGCCAAAGAAACGGATACCGTTAAAAGGATCTCTCCCGAAAAGTTTGCCGCAGAGTTCAACGAAGATTCAAAAGTTATTGACGTGCGGAAAGAAACCGAGTACGACGCTGAACATGTTGACAATGCATTCCGCAGACCATTGGCCGAAATTAATGAATGGGTAAATTCGCTGAATAACGATGAGCATTTCTACGTGCATTGCGCCGGTGGATACCGAAGTATGATCGCGGCAAGCATCCTCAATTCCAGAGGAATTAGAAACTTTACTGAGATTGACGGAGGTTTTAATAAAATCAAAGAAACTTCCGTCCCGAAAAGTAATTTTGTGTGTGCTGACAAAACTTTGTGAAATGAATATTTTAGATCATATAAGCTTCAGCCCCGATAAGCCAAATGTTCATTATATTACCAAAAATGAACGTATCAGATGTTTTGCAGTAGCTCTCGGAAACGGAGCCGTGCTTAAGAAACATTCCACGCCGGTACCCGCAACTTTAATTGTGCTTAAAGGTGAGATCAACTTTGCATTTTCAGACCGCGAGTATGTGCTGAGAGCCTACGATACATTCGAAATTCCGGTGGACGAAATTCATGAAGTCTTTGGAATCACAGACCAGAATTTATTTCTGGTTACCCAGCAGTTTTAAATTTAAATTTTAAATTTCCAGCCGTTAAGGACTTTTTATAATAATTGTTAAACGCGAAAACTTCTAAATATGTCTCAGAAATTTCACGAACTTATAAATTCCGAAAGACCCGTTTTAATTGATTTTTTTGCCACCTGGTGCGGCCCTTGCAAAGTGCAGTCGTCGGTTCTTACGACGGTAAAAGAAAATATAGGTGATCTGGCAAGGATCGTTAAAATTGATGTTGACCAGTTTCCCGCAATTGCTGCAGAATATGGCGTGAGAGGGGTGCCGACACTTGCGGTTTTCCGAAATGGTGAAATGCTTTGGAAAGAAAGTGGTGTGCATGATGTGAATACGTTGACCGGCCTCCTGAAGGATTTTGCTGCGTCTTAAATTATTCTAAAACTATCGCGGTCGTTCAGAAACTGAAACTTTTCGCGGAAAGCCGTTAGCTTTTCGGCATTAAATTCGGCAGCGACAATTTGCCCTGCAATTTCGGATACCACTTCTCCGGCGGGTCCAAAGCAGTAAGAACTTTCGGGGTAACTCAAGTTATTTCCGTCAGTGCCGATCCGGTTCAGCCCAAACACATACGACTGATTTTCAATCGCTCTCGCCTTCAGCAGCGTCGTCCAGGCATCAATTCTTGCTTCGGGCCAGTTTGCGACGTATAAAATGGCATCATAATCTGCATTATTTCTCGCGAAGACCGGGAAACGAAGATCATAGCAAACCTGCAGCAAAATCCGCCAGCCTTTGAACCTAACAATAATCCGTTCCTGACCCGCAGCGTACGTTTTGTGCTCGCCCGAAAACGAAAACAAATGCCTTTTGTCGTATTGCTGAAACTGCCCGTCAGGGCTCACAAAATAAAACCGGTTATAAAAGCTGCCTTCCTCCGCAACCGAAACACTGCCACAAACAGCAATCCTGCGACGTTTTGCAAAATTTTTCATCCAGTTTAGGGTTTCTTCATTTCGATCTGCAATTTCTTCGGGCTTCATATAAAAACCTGTCGAAAACATTTCGGGCAGTATAATCAGGTCGGCTTCCGTATTTTTAAGTAAGGCTTCAATCTGCTTAAAGTTAGCTTCTTTGTCTTTCCAGACGATATCTAAATTGAGGCCGGCAATTGTTATATTTTCCATTGTGATTGCGGTAATAGTGACATTAAAGATACAAAATATCCTCCGTTTGAAGCCATACGGCCGCTTTGGTCTTATATTTGATTGCTCGAGGGAACAATAAACTAAATAAAAAATTATGAAAAAGTTGCTATTAGTATGCTCAATGTTCTTCTTAGGACAAACAGCGTTCGCGCAGGCATGGAACGGAAAAGGAGACCAGAAACTTCAGGTCGGGTTCAACGGATGGGGTTATGGTAATGGTATTACTGCCACCTACGATTATGGTTTGGGAAGCATTGTATCGCTTGGTGCGGGTGCTAATTTCTACTTTGACGGTTACAAAGACAACAACGAAGATAACAACGTATTCCTTTTCGGTAGATTAGGTTTCCACTTGCAGGAGCCTCTTGGTTTGCCAGAGCAGTGGGATATCTATCCGGGTGTAAATCTTGGTATTTTAGGTAAAGATTTCGGTTTCGGAGCACATTTGGGAGTTAGATATTTCTTCAACGAAAACGTTGGTATCTATGGAGAATTTGGTAACAATGGTAGCTTAGGTGTATCATTCAACTTCTAAAAAAAGATACAATATCATATATAAGGGGTTCTCGTTACGGGAACCTTTTTTCTTGCGATAATTTGTATCTTCGCAAATCTTTTAAATTTAATTAAATTCAATGACGCTTATACAGCTATTCCAGTTTATACTCAGTATTTCTATTTTAGTGGTCCTGCACGAATTAGGGCATTTTATCCCCGCAAAATATTTCAAGACGAAGGTCGAAAAATTCTATCTTTTCTTTGATCCATGGTTCTCCCTGGCTAAAGTGAAATTCCGCGGAACCGAATATGGCATCGGCTGGCTGCCTTTTGGCGGTTACGTGAAAATCGCCGGAATGGTAGATGAAAGCATGGACACCGAGCAGCTCAAAAAGCCCGCTGAACCATGGGAATTCCGAAGCAAACCGGCATGGCAGAGGCTCATCATCATGATGGGCGGTGTGACGGTAAACTTTTTCCTGGCGTGGTTTATCTATTCTTCTTTAAGTTATTTTAAAGGGGAAACGTATCACGACAATACAAAATTCGAAAACGGAATAGCTGTATCTGATGCCGGCCGCAAAATGGGCCTTCAGACCGGTGATAAAATCTTAAGAATCGACGGAAAGAAAGCGGACCGGATGGAAACCTCAACCGTAAATATGCTGTTCGCAGATGAGGTGACGGTAGAACGTAACGGAAAGGAAGTAACCTTCCCGGTGAACGAACTTGGCGTAGCGGATGTATTGGCAGGAAACCAGGCCAAAGCCTATTTCACGCCGCGTTTCGCGGTGGTGGTCGACAGTCTTTTCCCTAATGGAACGGCAAAAGCTGCAGGAATTATAAAAGGCGACAGAATTATGGCTGTAAATGGCACACCTGTTAAGTTTTTTGATGAATTCAGTGCCGAACTTCTAAAATATAAAAACCAGGACATCACCCTTACCGT
This window of the Flavobacteriaceae bacterium 3519-10 genome carries:
- a CDS encoding thioredoxin C-2, whose translation is MSQKFHELINSERPVLIDFFATWCGPCKVQSSVLTTVKENIGDLARIVKIDVDQFPAIAAEYGVRGVPTLAVFRNGEMLWKESGVHDVNTLTGLLKDFAAS
- a CDS encoding Hydrolase, producing MENITIAGLNLDIVWKDKEANFKQIEALLKNTEADLIILPEMFSTGFYMKPEEIADRNEETLNWMKNFAKRRRIAVCGSVSVAEEGSFYNRFYFVSPDGQFQQYDKRHLFSFSGEHKTYAAGQERIIVRFKGWRILLQVCYDLRFPVFARNNADYDAILYVANWPEARIDAWTTLLKARAIENQSYVFGLNRIGTDGNNLSYPESSYCFGPAGEVVSEIAGQIVAAEFNAEKLTAFREKFQFLNDRDSFRII
- a CDS encoding Membrane-associated zinc metalloprotease, with translation MTLIQLFQFILSISILVVLHELGHFIPAKYFKTKVEKFYLFFDPWFSLAKVKFRGTEYGIGWLPFGGYVKIAGMVDESMDTEQLKKPAEPWEFRSKPAWQRLIIMMGGVTVNFFLAWFIYSSLSYFKGETYHDNTKFENGIAVSDAGRKMGLQTGDKILRIDGKKADRMETSTVNMLFADEVTVERNGKEVTFPVNELGVADVLAGNQAKAYFTPRFAVVVDSLFPNGTAKAAGIIKGDRIMAVNGTPVKFFDEFSAELLKYKNQDITLTVQRNNAVQQLPTKVNPEGKIGFATDVKVAQAELSKARVTKNYTLLEAIPRGLTRTIDVLTMQIKQFKIVFNTTTEGYKKVSGPIGIIKQMPETINWEFFWGFTAMFSVWLAFLNLIPIPGLDGGHVVFTLWEIITGKPVPQKVLENAQMIGVIFLLGLMVLIFGNDILKWITGKF
- a CDS encoding Metallo-beta-lactamase superfamily protein, with amino-acid sequence MKIEQIYTGCLAQGAYYIVSGTEAAIIDPLRETKPYIERLQKDGVTLTYIFETHFHADFVSGHLDLSKKTGAPIVYGPTAEPDFDAIIAKDNQIFEVGKIKIKVLHTPGHTLESSTYLLIDENGKETAIFSGDTLFLGDVGRPDLAQKSAHMTQEELAGMLYDSLQSKIIPLADDITVYPAHGAGSACGKNMQKETVDTLGNQKKTNYALNQPDKESFVREVLDGLSAPPKYFGMNVALNKGGYDSFENILEKGNTPVSVTDFEKIAEESGALILDTRSAADFHKGFVPNSINIGLKGDFAPWAGAMIVDVLQPILLVCDTGTEEEVITRLSRVGFDNVLGYLEGGFDAWKTSAKETDTVKRISPEKFAAEFNEDSKVIDVRKETEYDAEHVDNAFRRPLAEINEWVNSLNNDEHFYVHCAGGYRSMIAASILNSRGIRNFTEIDGGFNKIKETSVPKSNFVCADKTL